The DNA segment ccccccccccccccggtatTTATGGTTAGGCACCAAAACAAGTGGCCAGAGGCGATCTAAGGCAAGTTCCGTGGGTTCAATTGGATTCATTGCTTTTGTCTCAAACTATAtacatatacaaaaaaaattgtaCGTTGAACCCACTGACTTTATACTCTGGACTTGCCTTTATAGCCATAAAAAATAGCTGTTTTTGTGCATTTTGATTTATGAGACACAGTAACGCCAGACTTGGATTTCGAAAAATTCCAATGCCTCACAGGATCGTAAAATCTACAATTCTATGACTCCATAGGGTATAACAAAGACTTCCACAAATCATTTAGAATTCTATACAATTCGAATTTTGGAGGATTTGAGAGGCAAGGAGATGGGAGTTGGTAACGAAAACAATTGTGCTAGCGATGAACgaattttataaaaatttcagTAAACTTGACCTTGAGAAGTGCTTTGTTTTCTGGCATTCCGCTTTGAGAAAACTGGTCTGAAATGACCTTCAACAGCAGAGTAATTATTCAATTTAGGCTTCCTGAATAATTCATTTGGCATCTCCGTCACAATCTTCGGCTCCATTACATCTCCTTGCACTTCCAAATCAAACAATCaataccaaaaaaagaaaaaaagaaacatCCAAATAAAAATTAACTTACCTGAATCTTCATTGTTTTCAATTGCATTTTCCTCTGGATCGAGGTACTCAGTCCAATCAGTTCTCTTGTAACTTCCATGACTTTGACTCTGTTCTCCAATTTCTAGGGTTTCAGTTTCTTCTCTTACCACGGGCAACCGATCCGTAAATTGACGAGACATGTTGAAATTCTGAACAAATAAGCGAACATCCTTGGCCTTGTACCCCTGAGCAAACACTTTCCGAACAGACTGTTTCTGATTGCAGACCACGCAAGTCCATTTGCAGCTACTCTTCTTCTGCTGCTTCACCTGAAATATCTCTTGATATTCTCATTACGACGTTATTCTTTCTCTGTGTATGTACAGAATGAAGGAGCAGAAAGAGAAAATACCTGCATGGTGGAGCATTGACAGCACTGAACGGCGACGAACACCGTCGGCATCCTTCCGGCGCCGGCGATTGGTCCGTCAAACGTATTGGAGAATAGGGATAAACCGAACTGGCGGGAAAAAAATGAGACTTCAAAATTTGGGCTTtggaaaagggaaaaaaaaagaattaggaCCCCCCGCCAATAATTTTACATAAATACAACTCACACATCTGACTTGCAACATAATAGCTCGGTTATAAATTTACAAATCTGTAGCCCAAAAATAGTTGGCTAATATTTGTAAAAAGAGtattttttagattttttattCGGCAACGGAGTTTAATCAGGATAATTATCTTATTTAGATGAAGTCATGAGATTTTCTAATTCTTCTGTCGTATAATTTCTCCCCCAATTTGTCTTTACTGCTGCAAGTTGTCCCCCAATTTTTCGTTGATTCTACTTATATTGTAAAATTTAGAAACAATTGCTGCAAGTTCGTGATTTGGCTAAGAATCAACAAGAAAAGTAGATTTATACATGAATTATtccaaaaaaaggaagaaaacatgaaaaaaataataatttgattATACATATGCGATACATCTATAATGATGTATAACTATGTATAAACTTGTATATGGaatgtataataatgtatatcaaaagattactaaaaggtaagttttatagagcagtggttaggcctgccatgttatatggaactgaatgttggccggtaaagaactcacacatccagaagatgaaagtagcagagatgaggatgttgaggtggatgtgcgggcatacaaggatggataagattaggaatgaagatattcgagagaaggtgggtgtggcccccatggaggacaagatgcgggaagtaagactcagatggttcgggcacattcagaggaggagcactgatgcaccggtgaggaggtgtgagcgactggctgtagtgggcatgcggagaggtagaggaagacctaagaagtattggggagaggtgatcagacaggacatggcgcgacttaggattactgaggacatgacccttgatagggaattatggaggtcgagcattaaggttgtaggttaggggagagtgtgaatatttctacagcacaatagagtgagactatccagttaggagttagactaggaatgtcattggtcgtctattgatgcagggctttaccttctagttgtactataccagccatctatttcgtatttcgtatttcgtattttgtatttcatatttcatatctcttatatattgttgttgtttttaatacgcatttttatggtactaatatatcatctcctattgctttttgagccgagggtctcctggaaacagcccctctacccttcggggtaggggtaaggtctgcgtacatattaccctccccagaccccacttgtgggattatactgggtcgttgttgttgctgttgttgtataaGTGTGTATAAATAGTGGTTATACAATATTTATACCAGAACACATCTAATATTCAATATTACACCTCTATTTCAGTATCAAAATATCAAAAGAGAGTTTTTCAGAGGGAGTTAGATctgaaaattaaagaggagagaaGATGGAGATGGAATTGTTCTATAAAAGAAGATAAAACTGGAACATCATCCGAAGAACTTGAAAAATGTCTGAATACAATACAAGACCTCTTTTTCATTCTTCGGTGACTTTACTGACTTCATCGTCGacctatttaccttgaaaattgaaggaaaaaaatgGAGGATGTCTGCAACTCTTCAACCTCTTTCCAGCaatttgagaagaaacaaaaaattatTAATGGGGGATAAACGCATTTTGTCTTAAAAAAATTCACATtgcacaaagaaaaaaaagaggactGTTGTTATTACAGTATGGAAATAGTGATTTAGTCTCCTTGAGGAGATGTTTATTACAGTAATGGAAAAGGCCTTCCTGTTAGGTTGAATTAGAGAATGACTGCTGCTTCTAAAAGAGGAAGAAGCATTTGGATATAGGTTTTGGTGAAAAGTTGAAGAAAGACAAAAGAAGGATAAAAGAGGCTAGGTTAACCAATGAAAATGGGCTATGCATTATTTGCAAAATGGGCTATGTCGGGTAAAGTTCCAAAATATGGGCtattttttgttctgaaattGGGCCGACTGACCTAGAGTGTAATTCTGTCGCCAAAtatttgggttcactaccgtggTGTGATATATGGAAATTTGAAAGTAAAATCTATCTATATAGAGTACGAAAAGAAAAAGTATTATATTAAGACAATTGGCATAACCACAAAAAATCAAGTGGCATTGTTAAGACAAAATAAATTACTACCTTTCTAACTAAAAAACTTTTTGAATTCTAAATTGAATTATTTGATTACtctatttgaattaataaatatagatatcttataattatctataaaaacgaaaatataaaaaaataaactaCTCATTCAAATTGGAGAGTAATTTCAAGTtggatttttaaaattaatttaaaatagaaaagtcacaaaaaatatagaaatatcaATTCAAATTGTAGAGTTATTTCTTTATAATATAGTAGTAGTGTGTacatatatatagacacacacataatatatatatgcacacacacacacacacacacacacacacatatatatatatatatatatatatatatatacacacactttaTACATAAAAAGAAAAGTAAATAATTCTATGATACCTAGTGGCATAACCCTAAGACGACAAGTGTAGATTATTAGAACAAAGCTTCAAAAAAgttagagttttaaaattattttaaaataaatagcaaaattaaaaaaaaaaaagttatcaattcaaattggggagt comes from the Nicotiana sylvestris chromosome 4, ASM39365v2, whole genome shotgun sequence genome and includes:
- the LOC104234576 gene encoding uncharacterized protein gives rise to the protein MPTVFVAVQCCQCSTMQVKQQKKSSCKWTCVVCNQKQSVRKVFAQGYKAKDVRLFVQNFNMSRQFTDRLPVVREETETLEIGEQSQSHGSYKRTDWTEYLDPEENAIENNEDSVQGDVMEPKIVTEMPNELFRKPKLNNYSAVEGHFRPVFSKRNARKQSTSQGMEPSKRQATMVSVVSKWGDNKQVPPDMPVQPATNSFCKLDDSINLYGNDNSMNERNLGYGKSTERTQPKTANKVSKWTEYINVDEDDCQLRFASGRGFTSDVNKWSNDTFETSLQDQKLDDEEIHPDFL